A region from the Ichthyobacterium seriolicida genome encodes:
- a CDS encoding UDP-glucose dehydrogenase family protein: protein MNIAVIGTGYVGLVTGTCLAETGNNVVCVDIDKEKIEKMQNRQLPIYEPNLDILFNRNIKMNRLKFTSSLENAIREAQIIFLALPTPANGDNSADISYVLKVSEEIGKLVCDYKLIVNKSTVPIGTTKKVYDIISKNAKSTFDVVSNPEFLREGFAVNDFLRPDRIIIGTSSDRAFDLMSELYKPYVHSENQIIKMDEKSSELTKYACNSFLATKISFINEMANFCDEVGADIDLIRIGMSADERIGKHFLFSGLGYGGSCFPKDLKALIKLGQDNNYDFKIINAISKVNEKQRTSILLKLEKYFRGDIKGKSIALWGLSFKPDTDDIREAPSLYIIDKLLELGVSVRAFDPVSISNAKKIYNSKIYFATDIYDCVKDVDALIIATEWASFKNPDLDKMKSIMKNPAIFDGRNIYDLKHMQKNNFHYESIGRKKIEI, encoded by the coding sequence ATGAATATAGCAGTAATAGGAACTGGATACGTAGGATTAGTAACTGGTACTTGTTTGGCAGAAACAGGAAATAATGTGGTATGTGTAGATATCGATAAGGAAAAAATAGAGAAGATGCAAAATAGGCAACTCCCTATTTATGAACCAAATTTGGATATCCTTTTCAATAGGAATATAAAAATGAACAGATTGAAATTTACCAGTTCACTAGAAAATGCTATACGAGAGGCACAAATTATATTTTTGGCTTTGCCTACTCCTGCAAATGGAGATAATTCAGCTGATATATCCTATGTTCTAAAGGTCTCAGAGGAGATAGGCAAACTAGTTTGTGATTATAAACTAATAGTAAATAAAAGTACTGTCCCAATAGGGACTACAAAAAAGGTATACGATATAATATCAAAAAATGCTAAATCCACTTTTGATGTGGTATCAAATCCTGAATTTTTAAGAGAGGGATTTGCTGTGAACGACTTTTTAAGACCAGATAGAATAATCATTGGCACTAGCTCGGACAGAGCTTTTGATTTGATGAGCGAACTGTATAAACCTTACGTACACTCGGAAAATCAGATTATAAAAATGGATGAAAAATCTTCTGAGCTGACTAAATACGCTTGTAATTCTTTTCTGGCTACTAAAATATCTTTCATAAATGAAATGGCTAATTTTTGCGATGAAGTAGGAGCAGATATAGATCTGATCAGAATAGGAATGAGTGCAGATGAGAGAATAGGCAAACACTTTTTATTTTCAGGATTAGGCTACGGAGGCAGTTGTTTTCCAAAAGATTTAAAAGCACTGATAAAATTAGGACAAGACAACAACTACGACTTTAAAATTATAAATGCCATTTCCAAGGTAAATGAAAAACAGAGAACATCTATATTGTTAAAACTAGAAAAATATTTTCGTGGAGATATAAAAGGTAAATCTATAGCTCTGTGGGGTTTGTCTTTCAAGCCTGATACAGATGATATAAGAGAGGCTCCATCTTTGTACATCATAGATAAACTATTAGAATTAGGAGTATCTGTAAGGGCCTTCGACCCAGTATCCATTAGCAATGCAAAAAAAATATACAATTCTAAAATATATTTTGCCACGGACATTTACGACTGTGTAAAAGATGTAGACGCCCTTATTATTGCTACAGAGTGGGCTTCATTTAAAAATCCTGATCTAGATAAAATGAAATCTATAATGAAAAACCCAGCTATATTCGATGGCAGAAATATATACGACCTAAAACATATGCAAAAAAACAATTTTCACTACGAAAGTATAGGCAGAAAAAAAATAGAAATATGA
- the pepT gene encoding peptidase T: MKNNMKPIVKRFFKYLSFHTESKHDVDTIPSTERQFQMGNYLVDELKSIGLKEVEIDENCYVMATLPSNTEKNIPVIGFVAHIDTSPDFTGKNVNPKITYNYDGGDIILNTEKNIILSAKYFPEIKLYKNQTIITTDGTTLLGADDKAGVTEIVTAMEYLINNPDIKHGEIRICFTPDEEVGKGADLFDVEKFRAKWAYTIDGDRVGKLEFENFNAATAIIDIKGNLVHPGFAKDKMVNANTIASEFSESLPKEETPENTQGYEGFYHLCDINGNVETARLRYIIRDHDHINFTNRKNNIEQLVNDFNKRYNNSLTLEMKDQYYNMKEKIEPIMYIVDIAKEAMEKADIKPIIEPIRGGTDGCRLSYMGLPCPNIFSGGHNFHSKYEYIAVESMEKAVEVIVNIASIVENKFK, from the coding sequence ATGAAAAATAATATGAAACCTATTGTAAAAAGATTTTTTAAATACCTGAGTTTTCACACTGAGTCAAAGCACGATGTGGATACTATCCCTAGTACTGAAAGACAATTTCAAATGGGAAATTATTTAGTAGATGAACTAAAAAGCATAGGATTAAAAGAAGTAGAGATAGATGAAAACTGTTATGTAATGGCAACCTTGCCTTCTAACACGGAAAAAAATATCCCAGTTATTGGTTTTGTAGCGCATATAGATACTTCTCCTGATTTCACTGGTAAAAATGTGAACCCTAAAATCACTTATAATTACGACGGTGGAGACATAATCCTCAACACAGAAAAAAATATAATACTTTCTGCCAAGTACTTTCCCGAGATAAAACTGTATAAAAATCAAACGATTATCACAACGGATGGGACAACCCTATTAGGAGCAGATGATAAAGCAGGAGTAACTGAAATAGTTACAGCTATGGAGTATTTAATCAATAATCCAGATATAAAACACGGTGAGATACGAATATGCTTTACCCCTGACGAAGAAGTAGGAAAAGGAGCTGATCTATTTGATGTGGAAAAATTTAGAGCTAAATGGGCTTATACTATAGATGGTGATAGAGTAGGCAAATTAGAATTTGAAAATTTTAATGCTGCTACTGCAATAATAGATATAAAGGGGAACTTGGTTCATCCAGGTTTTGCAAAAGACAAAATGGTAAATGCAAATACTATAGCTTCTGAGTTTTCAGAATCATTGCCTAAGGAGGAAACTCCCGAAAATACTCAAGGATATGAAGGCTTTTATCACCTATGCGATATAAACGGAAATGTAGAAACAGCACGATTGAGATATATTATAAGAGATCACGATCACATTAATTTTACCAATAGAAAAAATAATATAGAGCAGTTGGTAAATGATTTCAACAAGAGGTATAATAATTCTCTAACTCTAGAGATGAAAGATCAGTACTATAATATGAAAGAAAAAATAGAACCGATCATGTATATTGTAGATATAGCCAAAGAGGCTATGGAAAAAGCTGATATAAAACCTATAATAGAACCCATAAGAGGTGGCACGGATGGTTGTAGATTGTCTTATATGGGATTACCTTGTCCTAATATTTTTTCTGGAGGACATAATTTTCATAGCAAATACGAATACATAGCTGTAGAATCGATGGAAAAAGCCGTAGAAGTAATAGTAAATATAGCCTCTATAGTGGAAAATAAATTTAAGTAA